In Haemorhous mexicanus isolate bHaeMex1 chromosome 6, bHaeMex1.pri, whole genome shotgun sequence, a single window of DNA contains:
- the POLE2 gene encoding DNA polymerase epsilon subunit 2 isoform X3 — MEPERLRRRLSSAFRLRGLVLRPDALKYLTEAFQATSEGELDDIIENVIDAVEKQPLSSNMIEQPQVEAAVQECSRAPDEAIENVFNIIGAFDIPRYIYNSERKKFLPLSMTDLPRPSLFGTARDKAELFRERYSILQQRTHRHELFTPSPVDAHPDDSKNKFQLKTVETLLGSAAKVAEVIVLGMITQLKEGKFFLEDPTGVVQLDLSKAQFHNGLYTESSFVLAEGWYEDEVFHVNAFGFPPTEPSATTRAFYGNINFFGGPSSSSVKASAKLKQLEEENEDAMFVFVSDVWLDQAEVLEKLHVMFSGYSSAPPTCFFFCGNFSSAPYGRNQIQSLKGSLKALADIICEYPSIHKSSRFVFVPGPEDPGPGSILPRPPLAENITQEFRQLVPFSVFTTNPCRVQYCTQEIIIFREDLVNKMCRNCVRFPSSTMDIPNHFVKTIF, encoded by the exons ATGGAGCCCGAGCGGCTGCGGCGCCGCCTCAGCTCCGCGTTCCGCCTGCGGGGGCTCGTCCTGCGCCC GGATGCCCTGAAGTATCTCACTGAAGCTTTCCAGGCCACCAGTGAGGGAGAACTTGATGATATAATTGAAAATGTCATCGATGCAGTTGAAAAACAGCCTT tgtcATCCAACATGattgagcagccccaggtggaAGCAGCTGTCCAGGAATGCAGCCGGGCCCCGGATGAGGCCAT agaaaatgttttcaacATCATTGGAGCCTTTGACATTCCACGTTACATTTATAATTCCGAAAGAAAGAAGTTTCTGCC cctgtccaTGACTGACCTGCCTAGGCCGAGTTTGTTTGGGACTGCCAGGGACAAGGCGGAGCTGTTCCGGGAGCGCTACTCCATCCTCCAGCAG AGGACTCACAGACATGAGCTGTTCACTCCTTCACCAGTTGATGCTCATCCTGATGATAGCAAGAACAAATTCCAG CTAAAGACAGTAGAAACTCTCTTGGGCAGTGCAGCTAAAGTGGCAGAAGTGATTGTGCTTGGGATGATCACTCAGCTCAAGGAG GGGAAATTTTTCCTAGAAGACCCCACAGGAGTGGTCCAGCTGGACCTTAGTAAAGCA CAGTTCCACAATGGGTTATACACTGAATCCTCCTTTGTTCTGGCAGAAG GTTGGTATGAAGATGAAGTTTTTCATGTGAACGCTTTTGGATTTCCGCCCACTGAGCCTTCTGCTACCACGAG AGCCTTCTATGGGAATATCAACTTCTTTGGAGGGCCTTCCTCATCATCAGTAAAGGCTTCTGCAAAGctgaagcagctggaggaggagaatgaGGATGccatgtttgtgtttgtgtctgATGTGTGGCTGGACCAAGCAGAAGTGCTGGAAAAGCTTCACGTGATGTTTTCAG GTTATTCCTCTGCACCTCCcacctgctttttcttctgtggaaatTTTTCATCTGCACCATATGGCAGGAATCAGATCCAGTCCCTGAAAG GTTCTCTGAAGGCTCTGGCAGATATTATCTGTGAATATCCCAGCATCCATAAAAG tagtCGATTTGTGTTTGTCCCTGGTCCTGAAGATCCTGGCCCTGGTTCCATTTTACCAAG ACCCCCCCTGGCTGAAAATATCACTCAGGAATTCAGACAGCTGGTGCCATTTTCAGTTTTCACCACAAATCCCTGCAG GGTTCAGTACTGCACCCAAGAAATCATTATTTTTCGGGAAGATTTGGTCAATAAAATGTGCAGGAACTGTGTTCGCTTCCCAAGCAGCACCATGGACATTCCCAACCAT tttgTGAAGACCATTTTCTAA
- the POLE2 gene encoding DNA polymerase epsilon subunit 2 isoform X2, which produces MQSMKRDGLLGMSIRSCHLPASQDGENLGLTLLLAIGIFMMQMVENVFNIIGAFDIPRYIYNSERKKFLPLSMTDLPRPSLFGTARDKAELFRERYSILQQRTHRHELFTPSPVDAHPDDSKNKFQLKTVETLLGSAAKVAEVIVLGMITQLKEGKFFLEDPTGVVQLDLSKAQFHNGLYTESSFVLAEGWYEDEVFHVNAFGFPPTEPSATTRAFYGNINFFGGPSSSSVKASAKLKQLEEENEDAMFVFVSDVWLDQAEVLEKLHVMFSGYSSAPPTCFFFCGNFSSAPYGRNQIQSLKGSLKALADIICEYPSIHKSSRFVFVPGPEDPGPGSILPRPPLAENITQEFRQLVPFSVFTTNPCRVQYCTQEIIIFREDLVNKMCRNCVRFPSSTMDIPNHFVKTILSQGHLSPLPLYVSPVFWAYDYSLRVYPLPDLLVTADKHDPFSVTSSDCLCINPGSFPRSGFCFKVFYPSNKTVEDSKLQGL; this is translated from the exons ATGCAAAGCATGAAAAGAGATGGTTTGCTGGGCATGTCAATTAGATCCTGTCATCTCCCAGCCTCTCAGGATGGAGAAAATTTGGGTTTAACTTTGCTCCTTGCCATTGGAATCTTTATGATGCAGATGGT agaaaatgttttcaacATCATTGGAGCCTTTGACATTCCACGTTACATTTATAATTCCGAAAGAAAGAAGTTTCTGCC cctgtccaTGACTGACCTGCCTAGGCCGAGTTTGTTTGGGACTGCCAGGGACAAGGCGGAGCTGTTCCGGGAGCGCTACTCCATCCTCCAGCAG AGGACTCACAGACATGAGCTGTTCACTCCTTCACCAGTTGATGCTCATCCTGATGATAGCAAGAACAAATTCCAG CTAAAGACAGTAGAAACTCTCTTGGGCAGTGCAGCTAAAGTGGCAGAAGTGATTGTGCTTGGGATGATCACTCAGCTCAAGGAG GGGAAATTTTTCCTAGAAGACCCCACAGGAGTGGTCCAGCTGGACCTTAGTAAAGCA CAGTTCCACAATGGGTTATACACTGAATCCTCCTTTGTTCTGGCAGAAG GTTGGTATGAAGATGAAGTTTTTCATGTGAACGCTTTTGGATTTCCGCCCACTGAGCCTTCTGCTACCACGAG AGCCTTCTATGGGAATATCAACTTCTTTGGAGGGCCTTCCTCATCATCAGTAAAGGCTTCTGCAAAGctgaagcagctggaggaggagaatgaGGATGccatgtttgtgtttgtgtctgATGTGTGGCTGGACCAAGCAGAAGTGCTGGAAAAGCTTCACGTGATGTTTTCAG GTTATTCCTCTGCACCTCCcacctgctttttcttctgtggaaatTTTTCATCTGCACCATATGGCAGGAATCAGATCCAGTCCCTGAAAG GTTCTCTGAAGGCTCTGGCAGATATTATCTGTGAATATCCCAGCATCCATAAAAG tagtCGATTTGTGTTTGTCCCTGGTCCTGAAGATCCTGGCCCTGGTTCCATTTTACCAAG ACCCCCCCTGGCTGAAAATATCACTCAGGAATTCAGACAGCTGGTGCCATTTTCAGTTTTCACCACAAATCCCTGCAG GGTTCAGTACTGCACCCAAGAAATCATTATTTTTCGGGAAGATTTGGTCAATAAAATGTGCAGGAACTGTGTTCGCTTCCCAAGCAGCACCATGGACATTCCCAACCAT tTTGTGAAGACCATTCTGTCCCAGGGCCACCTGAGCCCGCTGCCGCTCTACGTCAGCCCCGTGTTCTGGGCCTACGATTACTCCCTGCGCGTTTATCCCCTGCCAGACCTGCTGGTCACTGCTGACAAACACGACCCCTTCTCTGTCACCAGCAGCGACTGCCTCTGCATCAACCCC GGTTCGTTTCCCAGGAGTGGATTTTGCTTCAAGGTGTTCTACCCCTCCAACAAGACAGTTGAAGACAG CAAGCTTCAAGGACTCTGA
- the POLE2 gene encoding DNA polymerase epsilon subunit 2 isoform X1: MEPERLRRRLSSAFRLRGLVLRPDALKYLTEAFQATSEGELDDIIENVIDAVEKQPLSSNMIEQPQVEAAVQECSRAPDEAIENVFNIIGAFDIPRYIYNSERKKFLPLSMTDLPRPSLFGTARDKAELFRERYSILQQRTHRHELFTPSPVDAHPDDSKNKFQLKTVETLLGSAAKVAEVIVLGMITQLKEGKFFLEDPTGVVQLDLSKAQFHNGLYTESSFVLAEGWYEDEVFHVNAFGFPPTEPSATTRAFYGNINFFGGPSSSSVKASAKLKQLEEENEDAMFVFVSDVWLDQAEVLEKLHVMFSGYSSAPPTCFFFCGNFSSAPYGRNQIQSLKGSLKALADIICEYPSIHKSSRFVFVPGPEDPGPGSILPRPPLAENITQEFRQLVPFSVFTTNPCRVQYCTQEIIIFREDLVNKMCRNCVRFPSSTMDIPNHFVKTILSQGHLSPLPLYVSPVFWAYDYSLRVYPLPDLLVTADKHDPFSVTSSDCLCINPGSFPRSGFCFKVFYPSNKTVEDSKLQGL, encoded by the exons ATGGAGCCCGAGCGGCTGCGGCGCCGCCTCAGCTCCGCGTTCCGCCTGCGGGGGCTCGTCCTGCGCCC GGATGCCCTGAAGTATCTCACTGAAGCTTTCCAGGCCACCAGTGAGGGAGAACTTGATGATATAATTGAAAATGTCATCGATGCAGTTGAAAAACAGCCTT tgtcATCCAACATGattgagcagccccaggtggaAGCAGCTGTCCAGGAATGCAGCCGGGCCCCGGATGAGGCCAT agaaaatgttttcaacATCATTGGAGCCTTTGACATTCCACGTTACATTTATAATTCCGAAAGAAAGAAGTTTCTGCC cctgtccaTGACTGACCTGCCTAGGCCGAGTTTGTTTGGGACTGCCAGGGACAAGGCGGAGCTGTTCCGGGAGCGCTACTCCATCCTCCAGCAG AGGACTCACAGACATGAGCTGTTCACTCCTTCACCAGTTGATGCTCATCCTGATGATAGCAAGAACAAATTCCAG CTAAAGACAGTAGAAACTCTCTTGGGCAGTGCAGCTAAAGTGGCAGAAGTGATTGTGCTTGGGATGATCACTCAGCTCAAGGAG GGGAAATTTTTCCTAGAAGACCCCACAGGAGTGGTCCAGCTGGACCTTAGTAAAGCA CAGTTCCACAATGGGTTATACACTGAATCCTCCTTTGTTCTGGCAGAAG GTTGGTATGAAGATGAAGTTTTTCATGTGAACGCTTTTGGATTTCCGCCCACTGAGCCTTCTGCTACCACGAG AGCCTTCTATGGGAATATCAACTTCTTTGGAGGGCCTTCCTCATCATCAGTAAAGGCTTCTGCAAAGctgaagcagctggaggaggagaatgaGGATGccatgtttgtgtttgtgtctgATGTGTGGCTGGACCAAGCAGAAGTGCTGGAAAAGCTTCACGTGATGTTTTCAG GTTATTCCTCTGCACCTCCcacctgctttttcttctgtggaaatTTTTCATCTGCACCATATGGCAGGAATCAGATCCAGTCCCTGAAAG GTTCTCTGAAGGCTCTGGCAGATATTATCTGTGAATATCCCAGCATCCATAAAAG tagtCGATTTGTGTTTGTCCCTGGTCCTGAAGATCCTGGCCCTGGTTCCATTTTACCAAG ACCCCCCCTGGCTGAAAATATCACTCAGGAATTCAGACAGCTGGTGCCATTTTCAGTTTTCACCACAAATCCCTGCAG GGTTCAGTACTGCACCCAAGAAATCATTATTTTTCGGGAAGATTTGGTCAATAAAATGTGCAGGAACTGTGTTCGCTTCCCAAGCAGCACCATGGACATTCCCAACCAT tTTGTGAAGACCATTCTGTCCCAGGGCCACCTGAGCCCGCTGCCGCTCTACGTCAGCCCCGTGTTCTGGGCCTACGATTACTCCCTGCGCGTTTATCCCCTGCCAGACCTGCTGGTCACTGCTGACAAACACGACCCCTTCTCTGTCACCAGCAGCGACTGCCTCTGCATCAACCCC GGTTCGTTTCCCAGGAGTGGATTTTGCTTCAAGGTGTTCTACCCCTCCAACAAGACAGTTGAAGACAG CAAGCTTCAAGGACTCTGA